A stretch of Triticum aestivum cultivar Chinese Spring chromosome 1D, IWGSC CS RefSeq v2.1, whole genome shotgun sequence DNA encodes these proteins:
- the LOC123181239 gene encoding protein STABILIZED1 (The sequence of the model RefSeq protein was modified relative to this genomic sequence to represent the inferred CDS: added 15 bases not found in genome assembly) codes for MSGPAPTPPPPPPPAAAPARPVRYDFLNSKPPPNYVAGLGRGATGFTTRSDIGPARAAPDLPDRSAAAAAPPAVGRGRGKPPGEDEGGDEGGDEEKGYDENQKFDEFEGNDAGLFSNADYDDDDREADAVWESIDQRMDLRRKDRREARLKQEIEKYRASNPKITEQFADLKRKLADVSVQEWESIPEIGDYSARNKKKRFESFVPVPDTLLEKARQEQEHVTALDPKSRAAGGTETPWAQTPVTDLTAVGEGRGTVLSLKLDRLSDSVSGLTVVDPKGYLTDLKSMKITSDAEISDIKKARLLLRSVTQTNPKHPPGWIAAARLEEVAGKLQSARQLIQRGCEECPKNEDVWFEACRLASPDESKAVIARGVKAIPNSVKLWLQAAKLETSDLNKSRVLRKGLEHIPDSVRLWKAVVELANEEDARMLLHRAVECCPLHVELWLALARLETYDQAKKVLNKAREKLNKEPAIWITAAKLEEANGNTQSVSKVIERGIRSLQREGLDIDREAWLKEAEAAERAGSVLTCQAIVKSTIGVGVDDEDRKRTWVADAEECKKRGSIETARAIYAHALSVFVAKKSIWLKAAQLEKSHGTRESLEAILRKAVTYNPKAEVLWLMGAKEKWLAGDVPAARAILQEAYAAIPISEEIWLAAFKLEFENNEPERARMLLTKARERGGTERVWMKSAIVERELGNVNEERRLLEEGLKLFPSFFKLWLMLGQMEDRIGHVGKAKEVYENGLKHCPGCIHLWLSLASLEERINGLSKSRAFLTMARKKNPATPELWLAAIRAELRHGNKKEADSLLAKALQECPTSGILWAAAIEMVPRPQRKSKSSDAIKRCDHDPHVIAAVAKLFWHDRKVDKARSWLNRAVTLAPDIGDFWALYYKFELQHGNADTQRDVLKRCIAAEPKHGERWQAISKAVENSHQPVDAILRKVVLALGAEENPNAAEP; via the coding sequence ccgaccccgccgccgccccctcccccggcGGCGGCGCCCGCTCGCCCCGTGCGCTACGACTTCCTCAACTCCAAGCCGCCCCCCAACTACGTCGCGGGTCTCGGCCGTGGCGCCACCGGCTTCACCACCCGTTCCGATATCGGGCCGGCCCGCGCTGCTCCGGACCTCCCAGatcgctccgccgccgcggctgcTCCCCCCGCTGTCGGGCGCGGCCGCGGGAAGCCCCCCGGCGAGGACGAAGGCGGTGATGAAGGCGGCGACGAGGAgaagggatacgacgagaaccagAAGTTCGACGAGTTCGAGGGCAACGACGCCGGCCTCTTCTCCAACGCCGACTACGACGATGATGACCGCGAGGCTGATGCCGTCTGGGAGAGCATCGACCAGAGGATGGACCTGCGCCGCAAGGATCGGCGCGAGGCGCGCCTCAAGCAGGAGATTGAGAAGTACCGTGCGTCCAACCCCAAGATCACCGAGCAGTTTGCTGATCTCAAGAGGAAACTGGCAGATGTGTCAGTGCAGGAGTGGGAAAGCATACCTGAAATTGGGGACTACTCGGCTCGCAACAAGAAGAAGCGTTTCGAGAGCTTTGTCCCGGTGCCGGACACTCTGCTTGAGAAGGCCCGGCAGGAGCAGGAGCATGTCACAGCGCTGGACCCCAAGAGCCGTGCGGCCGGTGGCACCGAGACACCGTGGGCGCAAACTCCGGTTACCGACCTGACTGCAGTGGGTGAGGGTCGTGGTACCGTGCTTTCGCTGAAGTTGGACAGGTTATCGGATTCAGTTTCTGGGCTTACTGTTGTTGATCCAAAGGGATACCTTACAGACTTGAAAAGCATGAAAATTACTAGCGACGCTGAGATCTCTGACATTAAGAAGGCAAGACTGCTGCTCAGGTCTGTGACGCAGACAAACCCAAAGCATCCTCCAGGTTGGATTGCTGCTGCTAGGCTTGAAGAGGTTGCTGGCAAGCTCCAGTCTGCTCGGCAGCTCATTCAGAGGGGCTGTGAGGAGTGCCCCAAGAACGAGGATGTTTGGTTCGAGGCATGCCGGTTGGCTAGCCCAGACGAGTCAAAGGCAGTAATTGCCAGGGGTGTGAAGGCAATTCCCAACTCTGTGAAGCTGTGGCTGCAGGCTGCAAAACTAGAGACTAGTGATTTGAACAAGAGCAGGGTTTTAAGGAAGGGATTGGAGCACATTCCTGATTCAGTTAGGCTGTGGAAGGCTGTTGTGGAGCTGGCGAACGAGGAGGATGCACGGATGTTGCTTCACAGGGCTGTGGAGTGCTGCCCACTTCATGTTGAGCTGTGGCTTGCCCTAGCAAGGCTCGAGACATATGACCAGGCAAAGAAGGTACTTAACAAGGCCAGGGAGAAGCTCAACAAGGAACCTGCCATATGGATTACAGCTGCAAAGCTGGAGGAGGCTAATGGGAACACCCAATCCGTAAGCAAGGTGATTGAGAGAGGTATAAGATCTTTGCAGAGAGAAGGGTTAGATATTGATAGGGAGGCGTGGCTAAAGGAAGCCGAAGCTGCAGAGCGTGCTGGATCTGTGCTTACTTGCCAGGCTATTGTCAAGAGCACTATTGGAGTTGGGGTTGATGATGAGGACCGGAAGCGAACATGGGTTGCTGATGCTGAGGAATGCAAGAAACGTGGTTCAATTGAGACAGCTCGGGCCATCTATGCACATGCTCTTAGTGTGTTTGTTGCCAAAAAGAGTATATGGCTTAAAGCGGCGCAGCTTGAGAAGAGCCATGGGACAAGAGAATCTCTTGAAGCCATTCTCAGAAAGGCTGTCACGTACAATCCAAAAGCTGAAGTGTTATGGCTTATGGGTGCAAAGGAGAAATGGCTGGCTGGTGATGTCCCTGCAGCTCGGGCCATCCTTCAGGAAGCTTATGCTGCTATCCCTATTTCAGAGGAGATCTGGTTAGCTGCATTCAAGTTAGAGTTCGAGAACAATGAACCGGAGAGAGCAAGAATGCTTTTGACCAAGGCCAGGGAAAGAGGAGGCACCGAGAGGGTTTGGATGAAATCGGCAATTGTTGAGAGGGAATTAGGAAATGTGAATGAGGAAAGGAGGCTGTTGGAGGAAGGTCTGAAGTTATTCCCCTCATTTTTCAAATTGTGGTTAATGCTTGGACAGATGGAAGACCGGATTGGCCATGTAGGGAAGGCAAAGGAGGTTTATGAGAATGGACTCAAACACTGCCCTGGTTGCATCCATCTTTGGCTCTCGCTAGCTAGTCTAGAGGAGAGGATAAACGGCTTGAGTAAGTCGCGCGCTTTCCTCACCATGGCAAGGAAAAAGAATCCAGCTACACCTGAACTATGGCTTGCAGCAATTCGAGCTGAATTGAGGCACGGGAACAAAAAGGAAGCTGATTCTCTACTAGCCAAGGCATTACAAGAGTGTCCAACAAGTGGCATTTTGTGGGCTGCAGCTATTGAGATGGTGCCACGTCCCCAACGCAAATCAAAGAGCTCAGATGCTATAAAGCGATGTGATCATGATCCACATGTCATTGCAGCTGTCGCCAAACTTTTCTGGCATGACAGGAAGGTTGATAAAGCAAGGAGTTGGTTGAACAGAGCTGTTACTCTTGCTCCTGACATTGGGGATTTTTGGGCATTGTACTACAAATTTGAACTCCAGCACGGAAATGCGGACACACAAAGGGATGTTCTGAAACGATGCATTGCAGCTGAACCAAAACATGGCGAGAGATGGCAAGCTATAAGCAAGGCTGTTGAGAACTCACATCAGCCAGTTGATGCCATCCTGAGGAAAGTCGTTCTGGCTCTTGGTGCAGAAGAAAATCCCAATGCTGCAGAACCTTAG